Within Bacillus sp. Marseille-Q1617, the genomic segment TCCTTAAATAAGAAAGAAATGCTCCTCGTCAAAAGACGGGGAGCTCTTTTTATGGGGCGGGGTATTTAAACAGACACCCCTTCACAAATAATTACAATTACCTACTAAATTTAACATTTGTAATAAATCACCTAAAACTTACCATTTTTACCTCTGCTTCGACTGTTGATTTATATCTGTTGAAACTTTTGGCACGGAACTTAATGCCTTATATCCTGTGCTTTTCGCTTGTGTGTATAGTTCTAAAATAACAGACAGGATTCGACAAATCCCTGCGGTCATTGACGTTAGTAGTATGGGGTGATAATTAATATATAGGAAAAAATCATGAACAAAATATGACAATCAGGTTTTTAAACCTGAAATTGGTGGTAAATAAGAGTTGATTAAATTCCAAAATATTGAAAAGTGATACATTTGTATCATTTATGGGTGGAATTGACATCATGTTTATTTTTCATTCGTATATAGGTCTAGTGAAAAGGATTTGAATGGATACATAAGCAAGCAGAATGTAAATCATCCAGACCAAAGGAGAGAGAAGCATATGAGGAGATTGGCATCACTATTGATCAGCTGTTCGTTCATTGGCCTCCAGTGGAATCGAAATCACTAACAGATCCGTAGACCCTTCAACAGCAGGGGGATGTCCTGGCAAAAGAAAGACGATTTCACTGAAGAACTAGAAAGTGAAGAGTGAGAGGGAGAGTTTGTTTGAGGCGATGGAATGATGAATTTAATAGCTAGAACCATACTTGTAAGAATGTAGTTAATAACTCGGACAATGGAGTGAAGATGGAATGATTGAGTCCAAAAAAAGGGCATTTATATTTTTATTTTTAGCTTTTCTTTTAGCGCTTGTAGCTGGTTACTTAGTTTATGACAAGGTAAAAGATCTTAATTCCGAACTGGGCGGAATGACTAAGGTGTATGTTGCAAAAGGAGACATACCTTCAAGAACTTTGATAAAGGAAAACCAAATTCAAGCAATGGAAATACCGAATAAATTCGTAACAGAATCCCATGTTACAGGAAAGCTTGAATTAAAAGATAGGGTTTCTGTAGTCCCTCTAAGTGATGGAGACATTATTACAACAAATATGATTAAACCTGCCTCAAATCTAAATAATGAAAACGATAGAGTAGTAGCTATTTATAGGAATGACAAAATTCAATTTGATCAAGTAATAGCAGCCTTAGATAGAATTGACATCATAGTGTCCAGAGAGGTTAATGGCGAAAGAAAAACAGAATTATTTATGGAGGACGTTCCCGTCTCTTACGCTGAAGGTGATGAAAAAAGTTTTGCCGGGGTTGCCGTGGTAGTACCGAAAGAAAAAGCGTCTGAATTAATCCATGTACAAAACTATGCCGAACATATAAGGATATTAAAAGCAAATGTAGGAAAAGAATCAGAACCGGCTCAGACAGAAACTACTTCTGAAGCCAAACCTGAGGAAAAACCAAAAGAGGAAACGAAAAAAGAAGATAAACCAGCTAGTCAGGATAAACCAAAAGAATCAAATCAAGGAGATACAACAAATGGAAAAGAATCTTGATATTCTACTAGTTAGTGAAGATGAAATCATTACAAACCAAATACTCAATACATTAGAACAGGAAGAGAGTACCGTAACAGTTATCAGTCCGGAAGATACTGTAAGGGAAGTGAACAGACAGACCAGGGATATCATTGTGTTTGTTCAGTCAGATAATGATAATTCAGTAGAGTTGATTCAATATATTAAAACGGTTAACCCTACTACGTATGTGATCTTTCTGGCTGTAAGTTCAGAAATTACGGTTTTGAGAAATGTAACAAGAGCAGGAGCGGAGGATTTCTTCGTCTTACCGGATGAGATGTCTCTCTTCTTGAGCAGGTTTCCGACGATTAAGAAAAATTACGCATTGAAACAAAGCAGTCAAGAAGATAAGCAAGTGGTCTTTGGAAAAGGAAGGGGTCAAATCTTTTCCTTTTATAGTGCTAAAGGGGGGAGCGGAAAATCCGTTATCTCCTCGACATTTGCGCAAACCTTAAAGCTTGAATCAGCAGCAGAGGTCATTCTGCTTGATTTTAATTTTCAATATGGGGGGATAGAGACCATCATGTCCATCGAATCGAACCGGTCAATAGCAGATTTGTCACCGGTTATAAATGAGCTGAATGAGAACCACGTAAGAAACGTTTCTCAAACTGAATCTCACTCTCAAATGGAAATCCTGGTCAGCCCTTGTGATGCGGAAGTAGGGGAAACGCTGGATGAACAATTTATTGCTAAGTTATTAAGAACATGTCGAAGATCGTTTGATTACGTTATTATCGATCTACCTTCCGAAGTGAATAATTTAATGGTCACCACCTTAGAAGAATCAGACAAAATATATTATGTACTTTATCCGGAAACATCCTCGTTGAAGGTGTTAAAGCACTATGAAGAATTATGTACCAGGCTGGGGATCGATCTGCAGTCGCGTATGGAAATCATTCTTAATGAAGTTTCTAAAGAAAACGAACTTCAAGAAGGTGATTTAAAGGATATCTTGAGATTCCCGATTTCAGCATCCATTCGCAGAGATCTAAAAGGGCTGCAGCCATATGTAAATAAAGGAGAACCAATCAGAAAGTCTCCTAAGGAGAAGCGACTTATTCCTTTTGCTAAGGATGTCAGAAAGTTTGCTAAGTCAGTCTTAAACTAGGAGGGAAACGATGTCGTCTCTATTTGATAAACGAAAAGAAAAAATGAGTAAGAATCGACCGACTTCCTATGAATATGAGAATCACCTGGTGGATGATCTTGTAGAGCATTATAAATCCAGGTTATTAAGAGATACAAACCTCGAAGCCCTAACACAACTCACTCAAGGTGAGATGAGACTAAAGATTGAACAACTTGTATCACAATTCATGTCGGAAGAAAGAGTGATTATTTCACGGAATGACAAAGAGTTACTAATATCTAGAATTTTAGATGAGTCTGTGGGATACGGGCCTCTAGAGCCTCTGATTAATGATGAAACGATTACAGAAATCTTAATTAATGGATATGAAGAAATCTATGTTGAGAGGCTAGGTAAGCTAGAAATCAGTCATGTGAAGTTCAGGGATGATGAACATGTTAGGCACGTAGTAGACCGTATTGTTGCACCTCTTGGCAGGAGAATTGATGAAAGCTCACCAATGGTAGATGCAAGGTTACCAGATGGAAGCAGGGTGAATGCTGTCATACCTCCGATTAGTTTAAACGGTACGTTGGTTTCCATAAGGAAATTCAGAGCTGAACCGTTCAAAATGGATGATCTGCTTAACTTCAACACGTTAAATTCCAATATGTCTAAGTTTCTTGATGCCGTAGTTAAATCCAAATTAAATACATTGATATCGGGGGGGACAGGATCAGGTAAAACCACGATACTTAATGTCTTAGCTGCTTCTATACCATTTGGAGAACGCGTCATAACGATAGAGGATTCTGCAGAGTTAAGGCTGGATAGACCGAATGTAGTAGGGATGGAAGCAAGACCTGAAAATGTAGAAGGAAGAGGAGAGGTTTCTATCAGGAACTTGGTGAAAAATGCTCTTCGTATGAGACCCGACCGTATTATCGTAGGAGAGGTACGAAGCGGGGAAGCCTTTGACATGCTTCAGGCCATGAACACCGGTCATGAAGGTTCCATTACTACAGTCCATGCCAATTCACCTGAGGATGCGCTTCGACGTGTGGAAGCCATGGTCGTGATGGCGGGGATGGACCTTCCTTCTCATATTGTCAGAGAATATATAGTCGGTGCTTTGGATATCATCGTACAAGCAACTCGTCTAACGGATGGTACCAGGAAGATTATTTCAATCTCAGAAGTTATGAAAAATGCGGATGGAAGTCATGAAATGAAAGAAATCTTCACCTATAAACGTACAGCTATGAAAAAAGATGGCACGATCGAAGGATACTATACAGCTACTGGTTATGTTCCGAAATGTCTAGAGCGTTTGAAGGTATTTGGGAATGAAATATCCGAATCTGCCTTTAGCCCTCTATATGAGGAGGTGAGCACTTGATTGCAGCTTTAGTCACTACTCTGGCTACATTGGTATTTATAATTGCATTGAATTTTTTCCTCGAGTACAGGAAAGAAAAGCGGGAGTGGAGGAAGCAAGTTCACGACTTTTATAGTAATGGCGAGAAGAGAAAAAGTTACATTGTACTTTTGGGAGACCGATTTGATCGTACAGAGACAGCCAAACCCATTTATGAAAAGTTAAGATCTGCCAATATTCCATTGACGCCATCTGAGTACTTTGGAGCACAGGTAGTAGCCGCTATGGGGTTTGTTATCGTACTTGGCAACTTCTTTAACCTTAATTTTCTTATTAGCATTTTCGTATCGCTTATGTTTCTTGAGGGCGGAAAGAGGCTTGTCTTCTTATTAAGGAAAAATATAATAAAGCAGCGTCTTGCCCAGCAATTACCGGAAATATGCAGGCTTCTTGCAAACGCAACAAGGTCGGGGATGACTCTTAATCAGGGTGTCCAGCTTGCAGCTCAAGAAATAAGTGAACCTGCAAAGAGTGAATTTAAACGACTGGCTCAAGAAATTTCATTAGGTATTGATTTCAACACTGCAATCAGATCTATGGAGAAAAGGATCGATAATCGAGAATTCAAGTTATTTGTCGCTACCATACTCATTCAAAAAAAGGCAGGGGGTAATTTATTTTCTGTGCTGGATGAAATGGGTCAGACACTGGAAGAAAGGAAGATCCTGATGCAGGAAATCAAAACAATGACTGCGGAACAAAGATATGTAGCATATATCGTCCCTGTCATTCCAATATTTCTTGTTTTAATGATGAATAACATCATTGAGGGTTTCCTTGATCCGTTATTTACAGGTCTAGGTGTTATACTTTTGCTCCTATTCATAGGAGGGACCTTTTTGACATTCTTCTTAGTGCGAAAGGTTACCAACATTAGGGTGTGATGGCATGGATGGATTAATCGTAATTTTTTTAGTACTGACTCTATTATTTTTAGGCCTAAGCTTAAAAAGCTTCTATTCTTATATAGTGACAAAAAACGAATTGAAAAAAGAAGTAGCTCAAAAAACCTATATCTATAATTCTTTCGAAAAAAAAGCTACTAGAAAAGAAAAGATCTTAACCAAAATCTTTGGGTATGCGGATGATTTCACAGCAATCGGTCAGCGGGTTAATTTTTTCAGTGAAGATCACGAAATTAATAAGCTATTAATCAAAGCGGGACATCCATACGGATTGACTGTTGAGAGATTCCAGGGGTTAAAGATGTTCTTTCTGGTAATCGGACTGATAATAGGTGGAATATGCCTGGTTTTGCAGCTGCCGTTTTCGCAAGTCGCTGTTATCCTTTATCCCATTGCAGGTTATGGAGGGGCAATTCTCTGGTTAAATGGTAAAGCCAAGAAGAGACAGGAAGATCTTTCATTCCAGCTTCCTGACTTCCTTGACACGATGAGTGTCACACTTCAAGCAGGAGTAGGGCTAAATCAGGCTTTGCAAGATATAGTACCCTATTTTGAAGGACCAATCAAAGAAGAATTTGGTCGGTTCATCCAAGAATTAAGTGTAGGGGTTCCCAGGGGAGAAGCATATCAAACTCTCTTGGAACGGAACGACAGCAGGGAGTTCCAGCTCCTTATTAAATCATTGATTCAAGGCGAACGCCTTGGTGTTCCAATTTCAAAAACATTTAAACTGCAAGCTGAGGAAATGAGAAAAATCAAGAAAGAAATGATCAAAGAAAAAGCGGCGAAAGCATCACCGAAAGTAACGCTTATAACAACCTTTCTCGTTCTTCCATCAGCCCTAATACTTATTGGCGGTTTAATGATTATAAATATGTTTAGTGAAAACCGAAACATCCTACAGATGTTTCAGTAAATAAAAAATAAAACAACTTAAGGAGAGAAAAAATCATGATGAACAAATTAACAGCTCTATATGTAAAATTAACAACACCGGTGAAAAATGAAAGAGGTGCACAGTCACTTGAATGGCTTGGGCTCGCTGCATTACTGATCCTGGTATTAGGAATTGTTTCTACTGCAGTAAGTGATAGCAAAGGAAGCATTACAACGATAATCAGTAACATCTTCCAAAAAATCACTGACATGGTAGGCTAATTCACAATAATTAGGAGGCAGAAAAATGTACTTAAAGAGAATACTGCCTGTAGTACTAGGGGTATCGATATTTATTATCGGTTGTGGAAATGAAGAGAATGAAAAAGCAGATACTGCATCTCAGAAGGTAGAACAAACAAATGATGAATCTACTAAAGACAATAATGAAGAAAAAAACACTGAAAAGAATAAGGAAGAAGTTAAGTTAGATGTCAAACCACTGCCGTCTTCTTATGAAGAATTGGAAGAAATGCCTGTTGGTGAAGAATCCAAGCATATTCCCTTATTAACGCAAGAAGATAAAGAAAAAGCAGTGGAACGATTTAAAGGCTTGCCTGATGTTAAAAATAACCCATCAGAAGAGGAACTTGATTATTATTATCAAGAATTACTAAGTATGGTTCAAAGAGACTTTAAGGGCCCGGAAGAAATGATGAAACAGCTAAAGTTTCAGTCTTTTGGGAATCCAGAAATTGAAGACTCACGTTACCAATTCAAAGAAAATCTTAATGTTGAGATTATTCTTGATGCTTCAGGGAGTATGGCTCAAAACGCAGGTAATAATACGAAGATGGAGTCAGCCAAAGAAGAAATCCTGAATTTTGTAAAAGAGCTGCCAGAAGGAACAAAAGTAGGGATGAGGGTATACGGACATAAGGGAAGCAATGCAGATTCTGATAAAGAACTCTCTTGTAAAAGTTCTGAAATCGTATATCCAATAAACACCTATGAAACTGCCAAATTTCAAACAGCTCTGGACCAAGTGAAGCCGACAGGATGGACACCAATCTCTCTTGCTCTAAAAGAAGCTCAAAAAGATTTATCAAAGTTTAATGGAGAGAACAATACGAATATTGTTTACCTTGTAAGTGATGGGATTGAAACGTGTGACCAGGACCCGGTAGAGGCGGCAAAAGATCTGTATGATTCCAATTTAAACCCTATTATCAATGTGATTGGTTTTGATGTAGACGGTGAAGGTCAAAGGCAGCTAAAGGAAATTGCTGATACGACTGAGGGGATTTATTCTAATGTTGAAGATCAAGCAGGGCTAAAGGCAGAACTTAAAAAAATAAATAATGTTGCGGAAGCATGGGATAAATGGAAAGAAAAAGGTGAGGAATCAATCGAACTGAAAGAAGTCCAAAACAGTTTGGATATCTTCGAATATATAACCAAGGAAGATGTAAAGGCAACAGATGAAAGAGTTCAGATTAATTTATTACTCTCAACTTTCACTGAATTTGATTATATGAGTAAAGAATCAAGGGATTATTTACAAAATAAGAACAATGAGTACCATAAGTGGATCAGTGGAGAGATTGATGAATTTAAAAATCAATTGAAGGTATTAAACGAAAAGAACTATCAAGAAGCGAAAAAAGCACTGGAAGAGAAGTATCAACTTAATAGTCAATAGAACTGGGGTGATTATATGAAAAAAGTAAATAGCACAAAACTATTCAGCTTGATGTTAATTAGCATTCTTTTATTCTGGAATGTATTCCCGCTGGTTGGTGTGGCCGGTTCGTTTATCACCCCAGGAACACCCATCAAACCTGGCCAGGCAATCAGCCCAGGGGATCCTATTAGCGGAGGAGATTTTCTTGTACCAGGTGATGTCTATCAGCCGGGAGATGCAATAGTTCCGGGAGATTCATATAATGATGGGAAGAACATAAGCTCCGGGACACCGATTTTAGAAAACTTCCCATTGACTAACGGAACTTTCATCATTCCCAATGCTCCTCCGCTCCCTCCTAATTTTGTTTTTATTGGAGATAGCTTTACCCCTGGGGACCCGATTTCCCCTGGAGATCCATCGGGAGCCGGTGAAACCAGTTCAGGAAACGTGGATGGTAATGGTAAAGCTATTGAAGGCGGGGATCCAGGAAGTAACGGTAAAGCCGTTGAGGGAGGAGACCCTAATGGAGATGGTAAAGCCGTTGAAGGAGGAGACCCCAATGGAGATGGTAAAACTATTGAAGGCGGTAATCCTGATGGAAACGGTAAGGCTGTCGAAGGCGGAGATCCAAGCGGTAACGGAAATGCTGTAGAAGGTGGAGATCCGGACGGAAACGGTACAGGGTTCGAAGGCGGAGATCCCGATGCAAGTGGGAATTCTGTGGAAAATGGAAACCCTGACGGAGAAGGGAAAACTTCCGAAGGTACTGCCGACGAATCTAATCCATCTGTATTAAATTTGTTTGTTAGTAGCACCGATACCAATAGAGGTCCAGCGGGAGTTATGGTAGGTCTTCTTAAAGACTACAAAAGGTACGGACTAAGTGTTTTTGACAAAATTGCGCAAGCCGGCGCCTCTTATTATGCAGGTTTTAATTTTAAAGACTTAGGCAACGGAAAATACTCCGTTTATGGAAAGAATAAGTTAAACAATAAAATTTCAGATTGGTTTTATCAAAGATATAAAACGTATAAATTTGATGGGAATGAAGCACACTTTGGTCCCAATTCAAGACATATTGGAAAATCTAGGTTTGACAGTTTCTTTGAAAGTAAATCGATTGGTGGGGGCGCAGGCTTTTGGGGTAATACAAAAAATTCATTAGTAAAGTCCCTTAACGAATCATGGAATCCCGCCTCTAAGAGTTTTTGGAAATTTAGTAATTCATTAAAGCTGGGTGGGCCTGTAAATGCAGTTTTATCTTCGTTTAATTCAATTTACGATTATGGATTTGGCGATGATCCGATCAAACGATCAAAAGGAATAGGAAGTACAGATTTTGCAGCAACTCTTACTACTGATGTTGCAATAGGCGTTGGATCTACAGCTATTGGCAGTGTTGCTTCTAGTATGGCTGCTGGTGCACTGGCAGGCTCAGCTGTTCCGGTTGTTGGAACGGCCGTAGGAGCAATTGTGGGATTAGGAGCAGGGTTAACTACCACTTACTTAATTAACGGCACAGCTACTGGAAGAAGGCTTAAAGCAGGGGCTACTAAATTAATTAAAAATGCCTATGATGGTGGGGTTGATTTAGCTAAAAAAGGGGCGAAAGCTGTATCTGATGGTGTTTCATCTGCTTTTAAAAGGATAGGTGGTTTATTTGGCTAAAGAAGTTGTATCGTTTAAGAAGAGTAGAATAGTCCAAACTACATTTCTCTTACTCTTGATGGGATTTTTGTGTAGTTTTGTTCCTGAAGAAAATTGGACATTGTTAGGGTTTAATGTGGTTCTCTCATTAACAATTGGCTTTGTTTTCTACTTGCTGTGGAGGTATAACCGTCAAAACAGCAAGAGGTATTTTTCGCTACTATCATATTTTATGTTAGTAGCGTTATCGGTCTTTTTTTCAATTCCGTTATTTAGGGTGTTTGCTGATAGTTTTATTTTTTGGATAGCATTATTTTTCCTTATAGCTATGGCAGCGATCCCTTATTTTATATCTGAAAGAATTGCCAGAGGAGTACAAAACCCTACTAAATCTGCCCTGGGACGTGTCTACATGATTACTGTCCCCCTTATTATAGTTTTTGGCACAATATTATTTCTAAATGCGAACCTAAGCGCGAATCCTGATGCGTTTACAATCTCTATCTTTCTATTCTTTGGAGCTGTGTTTTTTCTTTTCATTGCTCCCATTCTTCTTATAACACCAGAAAGAATGAATGAATTAAACAAATAATTTTTATGCATAAGGGGTTGTATTTTATGTTTAGTTTAAAAGGACTGCTTCAAGCAGTCGGTATTACTTTGCTATTTACTATTATCATTTCGTTTATTATCGGTTTGTTTAATATGCCGTCACTGCCGGTAATCATTTACTTCCTATTTTTATTTTCCAATGTAGTTATAGGAATTGTAGCACCACTCAAAAATAAGCATACCCCTTATGCTGCAGCTTTTTTGGGAAGTGTATCATTAACCGTCTTGAACTATTTTGCTGCTTACTACATGTTTAATGTCTATGTTCTGGCTGATCCGGTGCAAATTAATAATAATCTATTGTTAAGTACTTCCTTATCACTTATAGCTGCGTTATTTGTTGTGAAAATAGTATATAGAAAGTTAGGTAGAGAAAATGTTTAAGGATAGCTTAGATATTTATAATCGGAATCTCCTTAAAATAATTCTATTAGGACTGGTTCTCGTTGTTCCAGTTTCAATATTTTGCTTTCAGGCAATTTTTTATGTATTTCAAGAGGTGGACACTCAGTATGCTAATATCTATGCAGCCTTAATCACATTGATTAATTTCACCTTGCTTTATCCGCCATTTATTAGAATTGCTTTATCAGAGGTGAATGACGAAGAATCTAGTACACTTAGGGAATTAATTAAAGAGTTTGTTAATGGTTTTGGGATGATTATATTATTTACTTTAGCTCTTTTTACTATTGCCGTTTGGGGGATTGTACTAATAGTCCCCTCTATCATTTGTGTAATTCTTCTTATCTTATTTCCACTATTTATAGATCAAAAGAAAGTTTCGCATATTTTCAAGAGAATTGGCAACGTGTTGATTAAAGAGAACTTCTTCATACTGATAGATTTGCTTATTATTCTTAGTATTAATCTTTTAGCATGGTCGGGCATCACTTTTCTCTTAAGCTCGTTTGATAATAACTTCTATGTTTACGTTATTTCCAGGTCATTGATCAACGCGGCTCTTTTCCCTCTTATCTATATTTACTTGACATTAAAATATAAAAACGGAGGAGAAGAATTGTATGTCTAAAAAACCAATGAAAAAAGTAAATGTTTTTCTTACGGTGTTTTTAACTGTAATAACTGGCGGGACTTATTTGGCTTTTTGGTTTATTAATAGAAAAAAAGAGATCAACAATATTACATCCGAAGATAAAATTCCCTATAAGTGGTGGATTGTTTGTGCAATATATTTGATTCTTTCATTGGTCATTAACTTCATTGGGGGAGCATTCCTAACACCTTATGGAGAAACTACCATTGAATCCATCAACCTGATATTATCGTATTACTTCTTAGGCTTATTGTATTACTCTGCTTTTAGAACTAAGGAAGTTATAGAAATGAACAGTCAGGATGTAGAAATAAAACCTGTATTATTGGTTTTATTTCACGTTTGGTATTTACAATTCAAGATTAATAAGATTGAAGAATTTGGGAGAGGTTAAAAATGAGTAAACTCTTTTCTAAGAGAATGAAAAACGAAAATGGTGCTCTTACGTTTGAGTTTTTAGGTATTCTACCTTTCTTCTTTATGTTCTTCCTGCTTTTATGGCAAGTCGTAGCCACTGGTTATGCTGTTTATACTGTTAAAACAGCTGTAAATGAAGGAGCCAAGACTTATTCAGCTACTAAAGACAGTATAGAAGCTGAAAATACGGTAAAAAATGCACTTGGATCAAGTTCAGTAATCTCATACAAAGGGGTTACTATCTCCCCAATGGATGCTAACGGGAAATTTGAAATGAATGTATCAGTTGACCATCCACTTGTGTTCATCCCGAAGCAATGGAAAGATAAAACAGCCCTTTCGTTTGATCAGTCAGCTGTAGGTCAGGTGCTTGTAAAATGAAGAAGTATATCAATAATGAAAAGGGAAATTCCATCTTCTTTATTTTATGGTTGTTTGGAATCGTGGCAATTGTATTTTTAATTGTAGCTAATGTTTCGAAGGTATATATAGTCCAGGCACAGGCTGATAATTCAGTGGAACAAGCAGCATTTGCGGGGACATCGGTATATATCACTGAAACGACCAAAACCATTGAGGAATTTGATAGAAGCCCCTTCTCAACTGCACAGAAAGTCTTAGATTTAGGGAAATCAATTCAAGAACAAGTAGAAGATAAACAAACTGAGTTTGAAAATTCAGGTCAGTCTTCTGATATTGCATATTTAAATGCTTTGAATGAAGTATTGACTAAGGAATTGGAAGAACATCCTCAACTGAAAAAGACATTTAAAGACCACTTTTCTCAAATTTCTATAGAGAACAAAGTTAAAAGTGCAGCTCAATCAATGATTAATGCAAACGGAGCTAATTCTGAAGAAACCGAAGTGAAACTGTCAGAGGATGATTGGAGAGTGGAAGTGAAATCTACAGCTACTTTTGAAAGCATCAATGATAATAAATTCGTAGAATACTTTGAACGGAAAATTCCTCAAAAAGGGTATGGACCGAAATTAAAGTACTTGGAAAATATCTATAACTGATCAAAGGTGGTTTTAAAATGGCCATAAAAGAAAAAAGCTGGAGAATTTTTTATTTATTCCTGATGATTTTCTTCTACGTGATATATGTACCAGTGTCTATTATAGAATGGCTGGCAGGGGATGGCGGTCTTCCTTTGACAGCAGTTGTGGTGGGAATAGCATTGCCCTATATGAGAAAGAACCATATTCATCAGATTCAGATGAAAGAAAATACGGGAGCTTGAATAAATCAGTTCAAGCTCTTTTTAGTAAAAATTAATTTCCAAAATAAGTAATATTAGTAGGTTGAAATACTTAATCTTGGTAGGGATAAAAAGAATAGATTAATAAGGAGTTAGTGCTTTGAACAAAGTAGATGCGAAGAAACGAGTGAATTTAATGGGGATTATCGCCTCAATAAGTCTGGGGATACAACTTTTGCTAGTTGTTATTACCATGGCGATAGGACAGTCTATTATTCCTGGTTTGAATATATGGAGCTTTATTGATTTAATAGTTGGTCTCATTTTGGTGGTATGGCTGTTTGTGAAAAAAAGCAGGACTGCCGCAGTTGGGCTGCTCGTTATGTATTTATTGGCTCAAATTATCATGTTGTTTTCAATTCAAAATGCAACTGCAGGCTTCTGGACTGGCAGATTAATCATGATGGCCTTGTTTATCACTGTTTATTCTCGAGGAGTCCATGCAGCTTTTGTGTTTCACAGATTAAAAAATGATAAAGAGACAAATAGGACAACGGATTCAATTTCTA encodes:
- a CDS encoding flagella basal body P-ring formation protein FlgA encodes the protein MIESKKRAFIFLFLAFLLALVAGYLVYDKVKDLNSELGGMTKVYVAKGDIPSRTLIKENQIQAMEIPNKFVTESHVTGKLELKDRVSVVPLSDGDIITTNMIKPASNLNNENDRVVAIYRNDKIQFDQVIAALDRIDIIVSREVNGERKTELFMEDVPVSYAEGDEKSFAGVAVVVPKEKASELIHVQNYAEHIRILKANVGKESEPAQTETTSEAKPEEKPKEETKKEDKPASQDKPKESNQGDTTNGKES
- a CDS encoding pilus assembly protein produces the protein MSKLFSKRMKNENGALTFEFLGILPFFFMFFLLLWQVVATGYAVYTVKTAVNEGAKTYSATKDSIEAENTVKNALGSSSVISYKGVTISPMDANGKFEMNVSVDHPLVFIPKQWKDKTALSFDQSAVGQVLVK
- a CDS encoding AAA family ATPase; this translates as MEKNLDILLVSEDEIITNQILNTLEQEESTVTVISPEDTVREVNRQTRDIIVFVQSDNDNSVELIQYIKTVNPTTYVIFLAVSSEITVLRNVTRAGAEDFFVLPDEMSLFLSRFPTIKKNYALKQSSQEDKQVVFGKGRGQIFSFYSAKGGSGKSVISSTFAQTLKLESAAEVILLDFNFQYGGIETIMSIESNRSIADLSPVINELNENHVRNVSQTESHSQMEILVSPCDAEVGETLDEQFIAKLLRTCRRSFDYVIIDLPSEVNNLMVTTLEESDKIYYVLYPETSSLKVLKHYEELCTRLGIDLQSRMEIILNEVSKENELQEGDLKDILRFPISASIRRDLKGLQPYVNKGEPIRKSPKEKRLIPFAKDVRKFAKSVLN
- a CDS encoding VWA domain-containing protein, which translates into the protein MYLKRILPVVLGVSIFIIGCGNEENEKADTASQKVEQTNDESTKDNNEEKNTEKNKEEVKLDVKPLPSSYEELEEMPVGEESKHIPLLTQEDKEKAVERFKGLPDVKNNPSEEELDYYYQELLSMVQRDFKGPEEMMKQLKFQSFGNPEIEDSRYQFKENLNVEIILDASGSMAQNAGNNTKMESAKEEILNFVKELPEGTKVGMRVYGHKGSNADSDKELSCKSSEIVYPINTYETAKFQTALDQVKPTGWTPISLALKEAQKDLSKFNGENNTNIVYLVSDGIETCDQDPVEAAKDLYDSNLNPIINVIGFDVDGEGQRQLKEIADTTEGIYSNVEDQAGLKAELKKINNVAEAWDKWKEKGEESIELKEVQNSLDIFEYITKEDVKATDERVQINLLLSTFTEFDYMSKESRDYLQNKNNEYHKWISGEIDEFKNQLKVLNEKNYQEAKKALEEKYQLNSQ
- a CDS encoding type II secretion system F family protein, with amino-acid sequence MDGLIVIFLVLTLLFLGLSLKSFYSYIVTKNELKKEVAQKTYIYNSFEKKATRKEKILTKIFGYADDFTAIGQRVNFFSEDHEINKLLIKAGHPYGLTVERFQGLKMFFLVIGLIIGGICLVLQLPFSQVAVILYPIAGYGGAILWLNGKAKKRQEDLSFQLPDFLDTMSVTLQAGVGLNQALQDIVPYFEGPIKEEFGRFIQELSVGVPRGEAYQTLLERNDSREFQLLIKSLIQGERLGVPISKTFKLQAEEMRKIKKEMIKEKAAKASPKVTLITTFLVLPSALILIGGLMIINMFSENRNILQMFQ
- a CDS encoding type II secretion system F family protein produces the protein MIAALVTTLATLVFIIALNFFLEYRKEKREWRKQVHDFYSNGEKRKSYIVLLGDRFDRTETAKPIYEKLRSANIPLTPSEYFGAQVVAAMGFVIVLGNFFNLNFLISIFVSLMFLEGGKRLVFLLRKNIIKQRLAQQLPEICRLLANATRSGMTLNQGVQLAAQEISEPAKSEFKRLAQEISLGIDFNTAIRSMEKRIDNREFKLFVATILIQKKAGGNLFSVLDEMGQTLEERKILMQEIKTMTAEQRYVAYIVPVIPIFLVLMMNNIIEGFLDPLFTGLGVILLLLFIGGTFLTFFLVRKVTNIRV
- a CDS encoding CpaF family protein; this translates as MSSLFDKRKEKMSKNRPTSYEYENHLVDDLVEHYKSRLLRDTNLEALTQLTQGEMRLKIEQLVSQFMSEERVIISRNDKELLISRILDESVGYGPLEPLINDETITEILINGYEEIYVERLGKLEISHVKFRDDEHVRHVVDRIVAPLGRRIDESSPMVDARLPDGSRVNAVIPPISLNGTLVSIRKFRAEPFKMDDLLNFNTLNSNMSKFLDAVVKSKLNTLISGGTGSGKTTILNVLAASIPFGERVITIEDSAELRLDRPNVVGMEARPENVEGRGEVSIRNLVKNALRMRPDRIIVGEVRSGEAFDMLQAMNTGHEGSITTVHANSPEDALRRVEAMVVMAGMDLPSHIVREYIVGALDIIVQATRLTDGTRKIISISEVMKNADGSHEMKEIFTYKRTAMKKDGTIEGYYTATGYVPKCLERLKVFGNEISESAFSPLYEEVST